One window of Saimiri boliviensis isolate mSaiBol1 chromosome 4, mSaiBol1.pri, whole genome shotgun sequence genomic DNA carries:
- the CALHM6 gene encoding calcium homeostasis modulator protein 6 yields the protein MEKFRAVLDLHLKHHSALGYGLVTLLTAGGERIFSAVVFQCPCSATWNLPYGLVFLLVPALALFLLGYMLSARTWRLLTGCCAPRARGCCRSGLRGYLVCAQLSAAAALAPLTWVAVALLGGAFYECAASGSAAFAERLCGSRNSSCANELPLVPCQKAKESDVQDLLKDLKAQSQVLGWILIAIVIIVLLIFTSVSRCLSPVSFLQLKFWKIYLEQEEQILKSKATEHATELAKENVKCFFEGSHPREYSTPSIKEWQQISSLYTFNPKDQYYSLLHKYVNRKEETHSIRSTEGDTVIPVLGFVDSAGINSTPEL from the exons ATGGAGAAGTTTAGGGCGGTGCTGGACCTGCACCTCAAGCACCACAGCGCGCTGGGCTACGGTCTGGTGACCCTGCTGACGGCGGGCGGGGAGCGCATCTTCTCCGCCGTGGTGTTCCAGTGCCCGTGCAGCGCTACCTGGAACCTGCCCTACGGCCTGGTCTTCTTGCTGGTGCCGGCGCTCGCGCTCTTCCTCTTGGGCTACATGCTGAGCGCGCGCACGTGGCGCCTGCTCACCGGATGCTGCGCGCCCAGAGCCCGCGGATGTTGCCGGTCGGGGCTGCGCGGATACCTGGTGTGCGCGCAACTCAGCGCGGCGGCCGCGCTCGCTCCCCTCACCTGGGTGGCCGTGGCGCTGCTCGGGGGTGCCTTTTACGAGTGCGCCGCCAGCGGGAGCGCAGCCTTCGCGGAGCGCTTGTGCGGTAGCCGCAACTCCAGCTGCGCCAACGAGCTACCGCTGGTGCCCTGCCAAAAAGCCAAGGAGTCCGACGTGCAGGACCTCCTGAAGGATCTGAAGGCTCAGTCGCAG GTATTGGGCTGGATCTTGATAGCAATTGTTATCATCGTCCTTCTGATTTTTACATCTGTCAGCCGATGCCTATCTCCAGTTAGTTTTCTGCAGCTGAAATTCTGGAAAATCTATTTGGAACAGGAGGAGCAGATCCTTAAAAGTAAAGCCACAGAGCATGCAACTGAATTGGCAAAAGAGAATGTTAAATGTTTCTTTGAGGGCTCACATCCAAGAGAATACAGCACTCCAAGCATTAAAGAGTGGCAGCAAATTTCATCACTGTATACTTTCAACCCGAAGGACCAGTACTACAGCTTGTTGCACAAATATGTGAACAGAAAAGAGGAGACTCACAGTATCAGGTCTACTGAAGGAGACACAGTGATTCCTGTTCTTGGCTTTGTAGATTCAGCTGGTATAAATAGCACTCCTGAGCTATGA